One genomic window of Aethina tumida isolate Nest 87 chromosome 3, icAetTumi1.1, whole genome shotgun sequence includes the following:
- the LOC109596496 gene encoding cysteine and histidine-rich domain-containing protein morgana — MANDNLLQCYNRGCGQKYDPNSNKDDSCRHHPGDPFFHDAYKGWSCCNKKCTDFTEFLNIKGCQLSKHSNIKPPEPEKPVNKDIPDTEVIEVKPIVPSALERPPLDSPLIVLKPEIAPSLKQQLDSSGSDVKVTANDSNEITIGTVCKNGGCGKEYSGPETNETTCVHHPGVPIFHEGMKFWSCCQKKTTDFNAFLSQVGCEHGTHVWKKDDNGSQNIQCRWDHHQTGSHVVVSIYAKQYCPIKSTIKLNPIRLCVNLIFPQQSNGIFNLDVELQGIVNVEASQVSMYGTKVEIKLKKAEPGAWSKLYVQKMVQDPVENKPKGPVGDRLAMQVEAVDLDDL, encoded by the exons ATGGCCAATGACAACTTATTGCAATGTTATAACAGAGGATGCGGTCAAAAATATGATCCTAATTCCAACAAGGATG attcttgtaGACATCACCCCGGCGATCCATTCTTCCACGATGCTTACAAAGGATGGTCATGCTGCAACAAAAAATGTACAGACTTTACAGAGTTCCTTAACATTAAAGGTTGTCAATTATCCAAGCACTCCAACATTAAACCACCAGAACCAGAGAAACCTGTGAACAAAGACATACCTGATACTGAAGTAATTGAAGTCAAACCAATTGTTCCATCTGCTTTGGAAAGGCCTCCATTAGATTCTCcattg ATTGTACTGAAGCCTGAGATTGCTCCTTCCCTTAAGCAACAACTGGACAGTTCAGGATCAGATGTAAAAGTTACTGCAAATGATTCAAATGAGATCACAATAGGCACAGTAtgcaaaaatggtggatgtgGTAAAGAATATAGTGGACCTGAGACTAATGAAACAACATGTGTACACCACCCTGGCGTCCCTATTTTCCATGAGGGTATGAAATTTTGGTCATGTTGTCAGAAAAAGACAACAGATTTCAATGCTTTCTTGAGCCAAGTTGGTTGTGAACATGGTACTCATGTTTGGAAGAAAGAT GATAATGGTAGTCAGAATATACAATGTAGATGGGATCATCACCAGACAGGTTCACACGTAGTGGTTTCAATTTACGCTAAACAATATTGCCCaattaaaagtacaattaAACTTAATCCTATAAGATtatgtgttaatttaatttttcctcaGCAATCAAATGGTATCTTCAATTTGGATGTTGAACTGCAAGGT ATTGTGAATGTGGAAGCTAGTCAAGTGTCAATGTATGGAACAAaggttgaaattaaattgaagaaaGCTGAACCTGGTGCTTGGTCTAAATTATATGTACAAAAAATGGTCCAAGATCCTGTAGAAAATAAACCCAAGGGGCCAGTGGGAGATAGATTGGCTATGCAAGTGGAAGCTGTTGATCTAGATGATCTTTAA